AGGGAAGTTATGGTGCCACGCTCTGCTTTATCAATTCCTTCCGTTATTAAGGAATCTAAGCAGGGGAGAGTGACTCCGATTCCAATACCAGCTAAACTAATTAGAGCAATCAACCAGTATAGGGATTGAATGAAGCCACAAACAACAAGAGAGGCCGTAAGTATCGCTATTCCCAAAAAAGTGATCCACTTCATTAATTTTTTATTTTGACCAATTTTCTTTCCTGTAAGGAATGATGCGAGGCACAGCATAGCCGAAGGGATAGCAATCACACATCCTTTCCATATCCCTGCAATATGATATTTATCCTCGAGCGTGTCTGATAAATAAAACAGTGTACCAAAAATAACAAACATACAAATGCAACCAATGGCAAAAATAGCTGACAACCAGCGGCCATTATTACCAAATATCATCTTTAGGTTTTGAAGAAAGTGCCTAAATGTTATCTTTTCTTCTTTCACATCCTTTTTCTTGGGAGATTTAACTAGAAAAGCAACTAATACAGTAGATACCAAACATAGTGCAGGGATGGTCAGAAAGGGGAGAAACCATACCACGAAAGCCAGTATCGAACCCAAAATTGGACTCAGCACCTTACCAAGGGTATTGGCTGTTTCTACAATTCCCAGGCTTTTACTAACTTCACTATCATTTTTGTAAATGTCACCGACAAGTGGCAGTACAATGGGAAATGCTCCGGCCGCTCCTACTCCTTGCAACGCTCGACCTAGCATAATGACCATATAGGAATGTTCCAGCCACCATGCCCCTAAACCGGAAACCAATCCACCTATGCCAGTAATTAGCAAACTGGGGACAATAATGATCTTCCTGCCAAAGCGATCCGACAAATACCCAGCAATCGGTATAAGTAGGATAGCAACTGCAGAGTAAACAGTTATTAATAAACTCACTTGGAAAGAAGTTATCTGTAATTTGTTGCGAATCGAAGGTAAAACGGGAATAAGCATGGAATTTCCTAATGTCATAATTAATGGAATAGAAGCAATTGAAAGTAGACTCCATTTATTTGTATTCAAAAACCTGTGCCTTGCCATAAGGAATACACGTTATCACCTCTTGTATTAATTTCTACAATTATTATCAAATCAATCCAATGGGGTTTAATATGTTTAAGTAAATTCACGTCAACAATCCTTTTATTGAATCTTGTTATCTACATAACGACCATGGTCGGGGACAGCAATTCTTTTGAAATCAGCCACCAATAATGATAGTCCACTTGTTAGCTCCTCACCAGACATAGGTACGCCATGACCGCTTATTGCTACATTCGGCTGTAAAGCTTCTAGCTTTCTAACGGATTGCTCAGCCGCATGCCAATCGGTTGTAAAGTATACCGGGGGGCCTGTCAGCTGCTTTTTCTGAGTTAAAACCTTGTATAATGAATCCTGTTCAACCGTCACAAAAGCATCACCCACAATAAGTGCTCTATCTTTATCTCGAAATAACGAAACGTGCCCAGGTGTATGACCTGGTGTATGGATCCATCTCCATCCTGGCATGCCAGGGATACTTCCATCAGAGGGTAATGCTCGTACATGACTCCCAAGATTGATGGGCTCATTTGGAAAAAAAGGTGATATCTTTGCTATAAGTCCACCTTCAACGGAACCGTCAGGTTCTGGATAACTGGCTTGGCCGGTTAAATAGGGTATTTCTAACTCGTGGGCATACACCATTACGTCCCAAGCTTCAACGAGGTCAACAACAGCGCCAACGTGATCAAAGTGACCATGTGTTAAAATAATTGCCTTTGGTGTCGATTCTGCGCCAAAACGATCGTTGACTATCTTTAGAATATGTTTGGCGGATTGCGGCATACCCGTATCAACTAACACCCAGTCTTCAGTAGTGCCAACCAAACTTACATTAACGATCTGATTGGTATAACAAAATAGATCGCAGCTAACCTCTTCGCCGACATTGCTTCTAACGGAAGTCATCGGTATATAATGATCTGTCAATGTATCTTCCATATCCCCATAATGAGTGTGTTCCATTATTGTCCCCCTAATCTAAAGTGACTTAAAATTCTAGATAGTATGTCCAAGCTCACTTGATAGTTATAACTGGATCTAGAATAAAATTACTGAAAAGGTGAATGTTTGATTATTTCTTTTGGACACAATACAGCAGAGGTGATCCCATGCGTTGTTTGCTTTGCGAGAATGAACAATTGTTAAAAGGAAAAAAAGCGAAATGTTTTATATGTACCATTATCAAGCGGCGAAATTCAGCTAAAATTTAATCGTAGCAGCAATGGAGGTTTTTTTATTGGAATCAAACCAGGATGAGCTTTCAATAATTGCCCTTGGTGGAGTAAATGAAATTGGCAAGAATATGTACGTCATTCAATACAACGACGATATCGTCATTATCGACTGTGGTTCCAAATTCCCAGATGAAAGCCTGTTGGGGATAGATTTGATTATCCCGGATATCTCCTATTTGATTGAAAATAAAGATAAAGTGAGAGGTTTGGTTATTACTCATGGGCACGAGGATCATATTGGTGGTATTCCCTATATTATCAAACAGTTGAACATGCCCGTCTATGCTACGCGACTTACTCTCGGTCTTATTCAGGGGAAACTGAAAGAACAACCCGATTGCTTAGGTATCGTTTTCGATACCCCGCAAGGCGTAGTTGTACATATAGGTGATTTCAAGTTTGATTTAACACCGGTAAACGAGCAATATGCAGTATTCATAAGATTGCAGCTATTGGTCAAAATGGTGTACTTGTTCTACTTTCTGAGAGTACGAATGCTGAGCGCCCAGGCTTCACACCCT
Above is a genomic segment from Paenibacillus sp. HWE-109 containing:
- a CDS encoding MBL fold metallo-hydrolase, whose product is MEHTHYGDMEDTLTDHYIPMTSVRSNVGEEVSCDLFCYTNQIVNVSLVGTTEDWVLVDTGMPQSAKHILKIVNDRFGAESTPKAIILTHGHFDHVGAVVDLVEAWDVMVYAHELEIPYLTGQASYPEPDGSVEGGLIAKISPFFPNEPINLGSHVRALPSDGSIPGMPGWRWIHTPGHTPGHVSLFRDKDRALIVGDAFVTVEQDSLYKVLTQKKQLTGPPVYFTTDWHAAEQSVRKLEALQPNVAISGHGVPMSGEELTSGLSLLVADFKRIAVPDHGRYVDNKIQ
- a CDS encoding MFS transporter — protein: MNTNKWSLLSIASIPLIMTLGNSMLIPVLPSIRNKLQITSFQVSLLITVYSAVAILLIPIAGYLSDRFGRKIIIVPSLLITGIGGLVSGLGAWWLEHSYMVIMLGRALQGVGAAGAFPIVLPLVGDIYKNDSEVSKSLGIVETANTLGKVLSPILGSILAFVVWFLPFLTIPALCLVSTVLVAFLVKSPKKKDVKEEKITFRHFLQNLKMIFGNNGRWLSAIFAIGCICMFVIFGTLFYLSDTLEDKYHIAGIWKGCVIAIPSAMLCLASFLTGKKIGQNKKLMKWITFLGIAILTASLVVCGFIQSLYWLIALISLAGIGIGVTLPCLDSLITEGIDKAERGTITSLYSSMRFIGVAIGPPLASILVKFSPEIMFYSISSTCVVAAVLALFAIKPSQEEKTLK